One window from the genome of Echinicola vietnamensis DSM 17526 encodes:
- a CDS encoding site-specific integrase produces MEWIKKDPFLNYKFRYKKVQRQFLEMEELSRIESKEFTIARLDWVRDLFVFSCYTGLSYIDSTNLTQANIGKGIDGDLWLISKRKKTDEPVKLPLLPKAIEILDKYKDHPKAKANGTLLPPISNQKMNSYLKEIADLCDITKTLTHHTARHTFATTVTLMNGVPIETVSKMLGHTKIATTQIYSRVVEKKISEDMKGLRELLSK; encoded by the coding sequence ATGGAATGGATAAAAAAGGATCCCTTTCTCAATTATAAGTTCAGGTATAAAAAAGTCCAGCGACAATTTCTGGAAATGGAAGAACTGTCCAGAATTGAATCAAAAGAATTTACGATAGCCCGACTGGACTGGGTCAGGGATTTATTTGTGTTCAGCTGTTATACAGGCCTGTCCTACATTGATTCCACCAACCTTACCCAAGCCAATATCGGTAAAGGTATTGATGGGGATCTGTGGCTCATTTCGAAACGAAAGAAAACAGATGAACCGGTAAAGCTTCCTCTTCTACCCAAGGCTATCGAAATCCTCGATAAATACAAAGACCATCCCAAGGCCAAGGCCAACGGTACCCTCCTACCTCCTATTTCCAATCAAAAGATGAACAGCTACCTCAAGGAAATCGCCGATCTATGCGATATTACCAAAACCCTCACACACCATACTGCACGTCATACATTCGCTACGACGGTAACCTTAATGAACGGCGTTCCTATCGAAACAGTAAGCAAAATGTTGGGCCATACCAAAATCGCCACCACCCAGATCTATTCCCGTGTAGTAGAGAAAAAAATCAGTGAAGATATGAAGGGACTACGGGAACTTTTATCCAAATAA
- a CDS encoding phage integrase SAM-like domain-containing protein has translation MPLSDIDYKFITDYEHHLRTFKPKDHRRRPVANNGVMKHLIRLKKLMTLAFKMEWIKKDPFLNYKFRYKTWPLKWNG, from the coding sequence ATCCCCCTTTCGGATATCGATTACAAATTCATTACGGATTACGAACACCACCTGAGGACTTTTAAGCCCAAAGACCACCGTCGTAGACCGGTAGCAAACAACGGGGTGATGAAACACCTTATCAGGTTGAAAAAGCTTATGACCTTGGCCTTCAAAATGGAATGGATAAAAAAGGATCCCTTTCTCAATTATAAGTTCAGGTATAAAACTTGGCCTTTAAAATGGAATGGATAA
- a CDS encoding Arm DNA-binding domain-containing protein, with the protein MRYSKTFGIQFIIRQNKLDENGMTPIRARITVDGKRVELSVKKKISPSLWDHGRGKAKGNNPESRTFNRFLDHIRARVLECHQELYIEKKTITPETVKNRFLGIEEQEHTLMELVDFHNTQNMGVLSEGTLKNYRTTERHLLEFLKT; encoded by the coding sequence ATGAGATACTCAAAAACCTTTGGAATTCAGTTCATTATCCGCCAAAACAAACTTGATGAAAACGGCATGACGCCTATAAGAGCGCGAATTACAGTTGACGGAAAGCGTGTTGAACTTTCAGTAAAGAAGAAAATTTCTCCTAGTCTTTGGGACCATGGAAGAGGAAAGGCAAAAGGAAACAATCCCGAATCCAGAACATTTAATCGTTTCTTAGACCATATAAGGGCAAGGGTATTGGAATGTCATCAGGAACTTTACATTGAGAAAAAAACTATTACCCCAGAAACCGTAAAAAACAGGTTTCTGGGTATAGAAGAACAGGAACATACCCTTATGGAGCTTGTTGATTTTCACAATACCCAAAATATGGGGGTACTTTCAGAAGGCACCCTAAAAAATTACAGAACTACGGAAAGGCACCTTCTTGAATTCCTCAAAACCTAG
- a CDS encoding aldo/keto reductase: MNSTQIGLGMAALGRPEYININPTDQRDKSEEAFYRETLRVLDEAYRLGVRYFDTAASYGKGETFLLKWHQKRQHPDVIFGSKWGYTYTANWELGYDGKHEVKEHSLEKLEEQWSYSQKLCPALGVYHIHSATLASGVLENSKVLEKLAAIKRTTGVQIGLSSSGPAQQEVLEKAMDIAIDDTPLFDTFQVTFNVLEQATCALLKYAQKNGVKVLIKEAMANGRIFPNDHYPHYKPTYSYLSSLADKYQVGIDAIALRFCMDKIGPAYVLSGASSIPQLTANLKASTFKLTTTELDKLSALSVDSTGYWDERSLLKWN, from the coding sequence ATGAATTCTACTCAAATTGGACTGGGAATGGCCGCACTTGGCCGACCTGAATACATCAACATCAACCCTACTGACCAGCGGGACAAATCAGAAGAAGCATTTTACCGGGAAACGCTGAGGGTATTGGACGAAGCTTACCGGCTAGGGGTCAGGTATTTTGACACTGCCGCCTCTTATGGAAAGGGTGAAACTTTTCTCCTAAAATGGCACCAAAAGAGGCAGCACCCAGATGTAATTTTCGGATCCAAATGGGGTTATACTTATACAGCCAATTGGGAATTGGGTTATGACGGTAAGCATGAGGTAAAGGAACACAGCTTGGAAAAGCTGGAAGAACAGTGGAGCTATTCACAAAAATTATGTCCCGCACTTGGAGTTTACCATATCCATTCTGCTACTTTGGCATCAGGTGTCCTAGAGAACAGTAAGGTTCTGGAAAAACTAGCTGCAATCAAGCGTACCACAGGAGTACAGATCGGCCTCAGTTCCAGCGGCCCAGCACAGCAAGAAGTCTTGGAGAAGGCCATGGACATTGCGATAGACGACACTCCTTTATTCGATACATTCCAAGTAACGTTTAATGTCTTGGAACAAGCCACTTGCGCTCTCCTCAAGTACGCCCAAAAGAATGGCGTAAAGGTTTTGATCAAGGAAGCCATGGCCAATGGCAGGATCTTCCCCAATGACCATTACCCTCATTACAAGCCAACATACAGCTATCTCTCAAGCTTGGCGGATAAATATCAGGTGGGCATAGATGCCATAGCTCTTCGCTTTTGCATGGATAAGATTGGCCCAGCATATGTTTTAAGTGGCGCCAGCAGCATTCCCCAACTCACAGCCAACCTGAAAGCATCCACCTTCAAACTTACCACTACTGAACTGGACAAACTCTCCGCATTGAGTGTAGACAGCACTGGTTACTGGGACGAGCGCTCCCTCCTGAAATGGAACTAG
- the metE gene encoding 5-methyltetrahydropteroyltriglutamate--homocysteine S-methyltransferase, protein MLTQNLGYPRIGSKRQLKKACEAYWAGKIPLNDLQKAAAEIRETNWKLQQQAGLDLIPSNDFSFYDQVLDMAFTVGAIPGRYHEILTELKKPELDLYFAMARGYQKDGLDIIAMEMTKWFDTNYHYIVPEFTKDQQFKLFSTKVLDEFKEAKRLGIHTKPVLLGPVSFLLLGKEKEAGFHRIDLLKALLPVYIDLLKKLESLHADWVQLDEPFLVMDLKDEEKAAVRWAYQEIKKAVPGIKTLLTTYFGALDDNLTLAAGLPICGLHVDLVRNPEQLEAVLEKVPANMSLSLGLVDGRNIWKNDYQASLELINKARAAKQDERLLIGPSCSLLHSPCDLEEESNEHTLSAELKDWLAFARQKTTEITALKVIVEDAGSAKSKALLEENQASIAKKRTSERIHKPAVRKAVEGLTPNHSQRKSAFASRKTIQAEKLYLPDFPTTTIGSFPQTKEVRQWRSQLKKEVLTENQYVDNIKAATQEAIRWQEEVGLDVLVHGEFERNDMVEYFGEKLEGFAFTQYGWVQSYGSRCVKPPIIYGDVSRPKPMTLFWTTFAQSLTDKPVKGMLTGPVTILQWSFVRNDQSRKATCQQIALAIREEVKDLEKSGIQIIQIDEPALREGLPLRHAEWNDYLQWAVECFRISASAVEDSTQIHTHMCYSEFNDIIEHIAAMDADVITIECSRSQMELLDAFAQFNYPNDIGPGVYDIHSPRVPASEEMVTLMQKAQAVVPYRQLWVNPDCGLKTRGWEETKEALGRMVEAARKLRAAITSNVTVS, encoded by the coding sequence ATGCTAACGCAAAATCTTGGCTACCCGCGAATTGGTAGCAAAAGACAACTAAAAAAAGCCTGTGAGGCTTACTGGGCTGGGAAAATCCCGCTAAATGACCTTCAAAAAGCAGCCGCTGAGATCCGGGAAACCAACTGGAAACTGCAGCAGCAGGCTGGATTGGACCTTATTCCTTCCAATGACTTCTCGTTTTATGACCAGGTGTTGGATATGGCTTTTACGGTCGGTGCCATTCCTGGCCGTTATCATGAGATCCTTACCGAACTCAAAAAGCCGGAGCTGGACCTCTACTTTGCCATGGCCAGGGGCTACCAAAAGGATGGGCTGGACATCATCGCAATGGAAATGACCAAATGGTTTGATACCAATTACCATTACATTGTGCCGGAGTTTACCAAAGACCAACAGTTCAAACTTTTTTCCACTAAAGTGCTCGATGAGTTTAAAGAGGCCAAGCGTCTGGGAATCCACACAAAACCTGTGCTACTGGGACCGGTTTCCTTTTTGCTTTTGGGCAAAGAAAAGGAGGCGGGATTTCACCGAATAGACCTGTTAAAGGCCTTGCTACCGGTATATATTGACCTTTTGAAAAAGTTAGAATCATTGCACGCCGATTGGGTGCAGCTGGATGAGCCGTTTTTGGTCATGGACCTGAAGGATGAGGAAAAAGCTGCTGTAAGATGGGCTTATCAAGAAATCAAAAAAGCCGTTCCAGGAATTAAAACGCTCTTGACTACCTATTTTGGAGCCTTGGATGATAATTTGACGTTGGCTGCAGGATTACCAATTTGTGGACTCCATGTAGATTTGGTCAGGAATCCGGAGCAGTTGGAAGCTGTATTGGAAAAAGTACCTGCAAACATGAGTTTGTCACTCGGTCTGGTGGACGGAAGGAATATTTGGAAAAATGACTATCAGGCTTCATTGGAATTAATAAATAAAGCTCGGGCTGCTAAGCAAGATGAGCGGCTATTGATCGGGCCGAGCTGTTCGCTCCTTCATAGTCCATGTGATCTGGAGGAGGAATCAAACGAGCATACGTTAAGTGCAGAATTGAAGGATTGGTTGGCTTTTGCCCGTCAAAAAACAACTGAAATTACAGCCCTCAAGGTGATTGTGGAGGATGCTGGATCTGCTAAGTCCAAGGCGCTGCTGGAAGAAAACCAAGCCTCAATCGCCAAGAAGCGTACGTCAGAACGTATTCATAAACCGGCAGTTCGGAAAGCTGTTGAAGGGCTTACTCCCAACCACAGCCAACGAAAAAGTGCCTTTGCAAGTCGCAAGACCATACAGGCAGAAAAGCTTTACCTGCCTGATTTTCCTACCACCACCATTGGCTCTTTCCCGCAGACGAAGGAAGTACGGCAATGGCGTTCTCAACTGAAAAAAGAGGTATTGACTGAAAATCAATACGTCGACAATATCAAAGCGGCCACTCAGGAAGCCATTCGCTGGCAAGAAGAGGTGGGCTTGGATGTGCTGGTGCATGGTGAGTTTGAGCGAAATGACATGGTGGAGTATTTTGGTGAAAAGCTGGAAGGCTTTGCCTTTACCCAGTATGGCTGGGTGCAAAGCTATGGATCACGCTGCGTGAAGCCTCCCATCATTTATGGAGATGTGTCACGGCCAAAACCGATGACGCTGTTTTGGACCACATTTGCCCAATCCCTCACGGATAAGCCAGTAAAAGGAATGCTGACAGGGCCGGTTACTATCTTACAGTGGTCTTTTGTAAGGAATGACCAATCCCGGAAAGCTACCTGTCAACAAATCGCCTTGGCCATCCGTGAAGAGGTAAAGGATTTGGAAAAATCGGGCATCCAAATCATCCAAATTGATGAGCCGGCTTTGCGGGAAGGGCTACCTTTGCGCCATGCCGAATGGAATGATTACTTGCAATGGGCGGTGGAATGTTTCAGGATTTCCGCTTCAGCAGTGGAAGATTCCACTCAGATTCACACGCACATGTGTTATTCTGAGTTTAACGATATCATTGAGCATATAGCAGCCATGGATGCAGATGTCATTACCATTGAGTGCTCTCGTTCACAAATGGAATTGCTGGATGCATTTGCGCAGTTTAACTATCCCAATGACATTGGTCCGGGCGTGTATGATATCCATTCACCTAGAGTACCCGCCTCTGAAGAAATGGTGACACTGATGCAAAAGGCCCAGGCAGTGGTGCCGTATCGGCAATTGTGGGTAAACCCAGACTGTGGACTGAAGACCCGCGGATGGGAGGAGACCAAAGAAGCCCTTGGGCGTATGGTAGAGGCTGCCAGAAAGCTTAGAGCAGCAATTACTTCAAATGTTACAGTGTCTTAA
- a CDS encoding PAS domain-containing protein, with amino-acid sequence MEFRDHQVLTYFKKRFGWRSFPDLKSHAYETIVLTDARKRILWVNAGFKKMTGYTPHEAIGKKPVFLQGPLTSSMALVRFKEKLKEEKPFKSTLLNYKKDQTTYLCAIHVFPLQDKKGNTTHILALEKEA; translated from the coding sequence ATGGAATTTAGAGACCATCAGGTGCTCACCTATTTTAAAAAGAGGTTTGGGTGGCGGTCATTTCCCGACCTGAAGTCCCATGCTTATGAGACCATCGTATTGACTGATGCTCGTAAACGAATCCTATGGGTGAATGCTGGGTTTAAAAAGATGACTGGGTACACTCCTCATGAGGCCATTGGCAAGAAGCCTGTATTTTTACAGGGACCTTTGACCTCGTCCATGGCACTGGTACGATTCAAGGAAAAGTTGAAGGAGGAAAAACCCTTTAAATCTACGCTTCTCAATTATAAAAAAGACCAAACTACCTATTTATGTGCCATTCATGTGTTTCCTTTGCAGGATAAGAAAGGAAATACCACACATATTTTGGCACTTGAAAAAGAAGCATGA
- a CDS encoding acyl-CoA thioesterase: MNKLEEKIKNAETRVFKAVFPNTVNHYDTLFGGTAMHMMDEVAFIAATRFSRQRMVTVSSDKIDFTVPIPAGTIVELVAHIAHIGNTSLKVQVDIFIEKMYEEGREKAISGTFTLVAIDDQKRPTAIMKD; encoded by the coding sequence ATGAACAAACTTGAAGAGAAAATTAAGAACGCTGAGACAAGGGTTTTTAAAGCCGTATTCCCCAATACGGTAAACCATTATGATACACTTTTTGGTGGTACAGCCATGCACATGATGGACGAAGTGGCTTTTATTGCAGCCACCAGGTTTAGTCGTCAGCGCATGGTAACCGTAAGCAGTGATAAAATCGATTTTACCGTTCCCATTCCCGCAGGAACCATTGTTGAGTTAGTAGCGCATATAGCACATATTGGCAATACCAGCCTTAAGGTGCAGGTGGATATATTCATCGAAAAAATGTATGAAGAGGGGAGGGAAAAGGCCATCAGCGGCACCTTTACCCTTGTCGCCATTGACGATCAAAAAAGGCCAACTGCTATTATGAAGGATTAA
- a CDS encoding alkaline phosphatase PhoX — MRQLSKTTRRSFLKKSGIATVGFMGLYQFVQPNAFAGAAHAKAGYGALLPDPAGILNLPKGFSYKVISKIGQKMSDGLLTPGNPDGMGTFKGENSRVLIVRNHEISPDDLEKGAFGKDNELFKNISADLLYETGKGQLPGLGGTTTLVYNPKTQEVEDEFLSLAGTVRNCAGGITPWNSWLTCEESTVTPGSYDGRLDLNHGYVFEVNAAADKKLNKAIPIKEMGRFNHEAVAVDPKTSIVYLTEDRGDGLFYRFIPNEPGKLYNGGKLQALAITGENSRDTRNWSDLEVPKFQKNHPYKVTWIDLEDIDAPDDDLRHRGFEQGAACFARGEGIWFGDGELFFACTNGGEISAGQVFRYTPGAHEGKADESAAPGTLELFAEPNDKEILKSCDNVAIAPWGDLLLCEDDKHPFVVGITPKGEYYKLAENVGFRTEFAGGVFSPDGSTYFVNIQGAGLTLAITGPWGQRA; from the coding sequence ATGAGACAATTATCAAAAACAACCAGAAGGAGTTTTCTAAAAAAATCCGGCATTGCCACAGTAGGTTTTATGGGCTTGTACCAATTTGTCCAACCCAATGCCTTTGCCGGCGCTGCCCATGCAAAAGCAGGCTATGGAGCCCTCTTGCCTGATCCAGCAGGAATTCTCAACCTGCCCAAGGGATTTTCATACAAGGTCATTTCAAAAATAGGTCAAAAGATGAGCGATGGGCTGCTCACCCCTGGTAACCCTGACGGCATGGGGACATTTAAAGGCGAAAACAGCAGGGTACTGATCGTGAGAAACCATGAAATCAGTCCCGACGATTTGGAAAAAGGAGCCTTTGGAAAGGACAATGAACTCTTTAAAAACATATCGGCAGATTTGCTTTACGAAACAGGCAAGGGCCAATTGCCCGGATTAGGCGGAACCACCACCTTGGTCTATAATCCCAAAACCCAAGAGGTGGAAGATGAATTCCTAAGCCTTGCCGGAACAGTCCGTAACTGTGCAGGCGGCATCACCCCATGGAACAGTTGGTTGACCTGTGAAGAATCCACCGTTACCCCAGGATCATACGATGGGCGCTTGGACTTGAACCACGGCTATGTATTTGAAGTCAATGCCGCTGCCGACAAAAAGCTCAACAAAGCCATCCCCATCAAAGAAATGGGACGGTTTAACCACGAAGCAGTGGCTGTGGATCCCAAAACAAGCATCGTTTACCTGACAGAAGACAGAGGCGATGGCCTCTTTTACCGCTTTATCCCAAACGAACCGGGGAAACTTTACAATGGGGGGAAACTTCAAGCCTTGGCCATTACAGGTGAAAACAGCCGTGACACCAGAAACTGGAGTGACCTAGAAGTTCCTAAATTTCAAAAAAACCATCCCTACAAGGTGACGTGGATTGACCTTGAAGATATCGACGCACCTGACGATGACCTGCGACACCGGGGATTTGAGCAGGGAGCGGCCTGTTTTGCCAGAGGAGAAGGCATATGGTTTGGAGATGGGGAATTGTTCTTTGCCTGTACCAATGGAGGAGAAATCTCAGCAGGACAAGTATTCCGCTACACGCCCGGGGCCCATGAAGGCAAAGCCGACGAAAGTGCCGCACCAGGCACCTTAGAACTCTTTGCAGAGCCCAATGATAAGGAAATCCTCAAAAGCTGCGATAACGTAGCCATCGCCCCTTGGGGAGACTTATTACTCTGTGAGGATGATAAGCACCCCTTTGTGGTGGGGATCACCCCAAAGGGAGAATACTATAAACTTGCCGAAAATGTAGGCTTCAGAACAGAATTTGCCGGTGGGGTATTTTCTCCAGACGGCAGCACCTACTTTGTCAATATCCAAGGAGCAGGCCTTACCCTGGCCATCACAGGTCCTTGGGGGCAAAGAGCTTAA
- a CDS encoding exonuclease domain-containing protein, with the protein MIYAIVDIETTGGYGKRHRITEVAAVAHNGSQILDSFQTLINPDCEIPGFITGLTGIDQSMVEGAPYFEDIADELYAFLEDKIFVAHNVNFDYQFIRSEFERIGKSFDRPKLCTVRLSRKIFPGLRSYSLGRICEHKNIEIKSRHRAFGDAEATAELFTKLLLADQEGIVEQLLKRNSGEAFLPPNITKEQFLSLPESIGVYYFHDANGKVIYVGKALNIRHRFKGHFSGAGKGKQGMKSAIYDVSFQLTGSEFLALLVEALEIKQHWPKYNRAQKAKNAPWGIYRYQDGQGFERFQVAKINRFTKPLLAFHSHHEAWSYLLEKIEKHQLCAKLCGVQKSASACFDHQAGACLGACCGEEEPSSYNTRVEDWLQEIQREKSRLLIREKGRHPNEQAAIYFEDGVLKAYGFIDSEAEFDTDEAVIDQLEMVKPVGDTSSILAQYLSKNLMKKVVVLPS; encoded by the coding sequence ATGATATATGCCATTGTAGATATTGAGACGACAGGAGGTTATGGAAAAAGGCACCGCATTACCGAAGTGGCGGCTGTGGCCCACAACGGCAGCCAAATCCTGGATTCCTTTCAAACCTTGATCAACCCAGACTGTGAAATCCCCGGTTTCATTACAGGACTGACCGGCATCGATCAATCCATGGTGGAAGGAGCGCCTTACTTCGAAGATATCGCAGATGAGCTCTACGCCTTTCTGGAAGACAAAATATTCGTAGCGCACAATGTGAACTTCGACTATCAGTTTATCCGATCGGAATTTGAACGGATCGGAAAATCTTTTGACCGTCCGAAGCTTTGCACGGTCAGGTTGAGCAGAAAAATCTTTCCGGGCCTGAGATCCTATAGCCTTGGCCGCATATGTGAGCATAAAAACATTGAAATTAAATCTCGTCACCGCGCCTTTGGTGATGCGGAGGCCACTGCTGAACTGTTTACCAAACTGTTACTTGCAGACCAAGAGGGCATAGTGGAGCAATTACTCAAAAGAAACTCGGGAGAAGCATTTTTACCGCCCAATATTACCAAGGAACAATTTTTATCCCTGCCCGAAAGTATTGGGGTCTACTACTTTCATGACGCCAATGGAAAAGTAATTTACGTCGGCAAAGCCCTCAATATCCGTCATCGCTTCAAGGGGCATTTTTCGGGAGCAGGAAAAGGCAAGCAAGGCATGAAGTCAGCCATTTATGATGTCAGTTTCCAATTGACCGGCAGCGAATTCCTTGCCCTGCTGGTGGAAGCACTGGAGATCAAGCAACACTGGCCAAAATACAACCGCGCCCAAAAAGCAAAAAATGCGCCTTGGGGAATTTACAGGTACCAAGATGGTCAAGGCTTCGAGCGCTTCCAAGTAGCCAAGATCAACCGCTTCACCAAACCTCTTTTGGCCTTTCATTCGCATCATGAAGCTTGGTCATACCTGCTGGAAAAGATCGAAAAGCATCAGCTATGCGCTAAACTTTGCGGAGTTCAAAAATCAGCTTCTGCCTGCTTTGACCATCAGGCCGGGGCATGCCTAGGGGCTTGCTGTGGAGAAGAGGAACCCTCCTCGTATAATACACGGGTAGAAGATTGGTTACAGGAAATCCAACGTGAAAAAAGCCGCCTGCTGATTCGTGAAAAAGGCCGTCACCCAAACGAACAAGCCGCCATCTATTTTGAGGATGGCGTCCTAAAGGCCTATGGCTTTATCGATAGCGAAGCTGAATTCGATACGGATGAAGCAGTAATCGACCAACTGGAAATGGTAAAACCCGTCGGCGACACGTCCTCTATCCTCGCCCAATACCTAAGCAAAAACCTTATGAAAAAAGTAGTGGTGCTTCCCTCATGA
- a CDS encoding DinB family protein → MIEKIEHWQSSLATTTADFKRAFEHLDREALYQKPQAGTWSIAENIQHLMVINSSYFPIFKQVEEGSYQKPFIGNFGFLTKAIGNMILKSVDPENPKKINTIPVWKPEKYEEKEQEKLLEAFEAHQQEFSDWIVRLKPALEKGQVIHSPANRLIAYPLEMAMDIITTHEKRHLAQAKRVLK, encoded by the coding sequence ATGATAGAAAAAATAGAGCACTGGCAAAGCAGCCTCGCCACGACCACCGCTGACTTTAAGCGTGCCTTTGAGCACCTTGATCGGGAAGCGCTGTACCAAAAACCTCAAGCAGGTACGTGGAGCATTGCAGAAAATATCCAGCACCTTATGGTGATCAATAGCAGCTATTTCCCGATTTTTAAGCAAGTGGAGGAGGGAAGTTACCAGAAGCCGTTTATCGGGAATTTCGGTTTTTTGACCAAGGCCATTGGCAATATGATCTTGAAATCCGTTGATCCTGAAAACCCCAAGAAAATCAATACCATTCCTGTTTGGAAGCCGGAGAAGTATGAGGAAAAGGAGCAGGAGAAGTTGCTTGAGGCATTTGAAGCCCATCAACAAGAGTTTTCAGACTGGATTGTACGGCTGAAGCCAGCGCTGGAAAAAGGGCAGGTGATCCATTCACCGGCCAATCGCTTGATCGCCTATCCTTTGGAGATGGCCATGGATATCATTACCACCCATGAAAAACGGCATTTGGCGCAAGCCAAGCGGGTATTGAAATAA
- the bioB gene encoding biotin synthase BioB, giving the protein MTEIRNNWTREEIKEIFDSPIMELMYKAATVHREFHDPQEVQVCTLLSVKTGGCPEDCAYCPQAARYHTDVKVHKLLDVEEVINKATDAKAAGSTRFCMGAAWREVRDNRDFDKVLDMVKGVNNMGMEVCCTLGMLSEEQAKKLKDAGLYAYNHNLDTSEDHYNEIITTRNYDDRLDTLDNVRKADISVCSGGIIGLGENLDDRVGMLHTLATLPSHPESVPVNALVPVEGTPLEKQERVSVWEMVRMIATARIIMPKSMVRLSAGRVRMNTEEQALCFMAGANSIFAGDKLLTTPNPEEDMDKKLFQTLDLKPRKAFKDQEVGV; this is encoded by the coding sequence ATGACTGAAATTAGAAACAACTGGACAAGAGAAGAAATTAAAGAGATCTTTGATAGCCCTATCATGGAACTCATGTATAAGGCGGCAACTGTACACCGGGAATTTCATGATCCTCAGGAAGTACAAGTATGTACGCTGCTTTCCGTAAAAACAGGGGGGTGTCCCGAGGACTGTGCTTATTGCCCGCAGGCTGCCCGGTATCATACCGATGTGAAAGTACATAAACTCCTTGATGTGGAGGAAGTGATCAATAAGGCAACTGATGCCAAGGCAGCGGGCAGTACCCGTTTCTGTATGGGAGCGGCTTGGCGCGAAGTGCGTGACAACAGGGATTTTGACAAGGTGCTGGATATGGTGAAAGGGGTGAACAATATGGGAATGGAAGTATGCTGCACGTTAGGCATGCTCTCGGAAGAGCAGGCCAAAAAGCTGAAAGATGCCGGGCTATATGCTTATAACCATAACCTTGACACCAGTGAAGATCATTATAATGAGATCATCACCACGAGAAATTACGATGACAGGTTAGATACATTGGACAATGTCCGTAAGGCAGATATCTCAGTTTGCTCAGGCGGGATCATTGGTCTTGGTGAAAACTTGGATGATCGTGTGGGGATGCTGCACACCCTGGCGACTTTGCCCTCACATCCTGAATCTGTTCCTGTAAATGCATTGGTTCCGGTGGAAGGAACGCCACTGGAAAAGCAGGAGCGTGTGTCGGTTTGGGAAATGGTCAGAATGATCGCCACCGCAAGGATTATCATGCCAAAGTCAATGGTGAGGCTGTCTGCTGGACGGGTAAGAATGAATACCGAAGAGCAGGCCTTGTGCTTCATGGCCGGGGCAAATTCCATTTTTGCTGGCGATAAGTTGTTGACCACGCCAAATCCGGAAGAAGACATGGATAAAAAACTCTTCCAAACCCTAGACCTTAAGCCTAGAAAGGCCTTTAAGGATCAGGAAGTAGGTGTTTAA